A window of the Williamwhitmania taraxaci genome harbors these coding sequences:
- the atpG gene encoding ATP synthase F1 subunit gamma, translating to MASLKELRNRITSVTSTRKITSAMKMVSAAKLKRAQDAIYRMRPYSSKLNTMVSNLTMDSMVFSELALAKVSVPRNVTLVIYSANGSLCGAFNSNILKLAEATMDEYRNAYPEVTFSLLVFGKRGYEYFIKRNFHASGPYKSLVDKPNLDVLSALTSGLIQSFISDHTQRVEIIYNEFVSAGVQRPKREVILPFSKTKSESQYELGYIFEPSVELLLEKIVPKSLKIKMYSALLESVAAEQGARTTAMHVATENASDLIGTLSLQYNKARQSAITNEILEITTGAEAQKSK from the coding sequence ATGGCCTCTCTTAAGGAGTTAAGAAATCGAATCACTTCGGTTACTTCTACAAGAAAGATTACAAGTGCCATGAAAATGGTTTCTGCTGCAAAGTTAAAGCGAGCACAGGATGCTATTTATAGGATGCGACCATACAGTTCTAAGTTAAATACCATGGTTAGTAACCTTACTATGGATTCTATGGTTTTTTCTGAACTTGCATTGGCAAAGGTTTCGGTACCTCGAAATGTCACCCTTGTAATTTATTCTGCTAACGGAAGTTTGTGCGGTGCGTTCAATAGTAATATTCTTAAACTCGCGGAAGCAACTATGGACGAGTATCGGAACGCTTATCCAGAAGTTACCTTCTCCTTGCTTGTTTTCGGAAAACGAGGGTATGAGTATTTTATTAAGCGCAATTTCCACGCTTCTGGACCCTACAAAAGCTTGGTTGACAAGCCCAATTTAGATGTGCTGTCGGCTTTGACTAGTGGGCTTATACAATCGTTCATTAGTGATCATACCCAACGGGTCGAAATTATTTATAATGAGTTTGTAAGTGCAGGTGTTCAGCGACCCAAACGAGAGGTTATTCTTCCCTTTAGCAAAACTAAATCAGAAAGTCAGTATGAATTAGGGTATATTTTTGAACCATCGGTTGAATTATTACTTGAAAAAATAGTGCCTAAGTCATTGAAAATAAAGATGTATTCTGCGTTACTTGAATCTGTTGCTGCCGAACAAGGTGCTCGCACTACAGCAATGCATGTGGCAACAGAGAATGCGTCTGACTTAATTGGGACGCTTAGTCTTCAGTATAATAAGGCGCGACAATCGGCCATTACGAATGAAATTTTGGAGATTACGACAGGGGCTGAAGCCCAGAAATCAAAATAA
- a CDS encoding Na/Pi cotransporter family protein — protein MSDVILGTLTLLGSLGLFLYGMKLMSESLQKVAGDKMRSILAAMTKNKATRILTGALVTGIIQSSSATTVMVVSFVNAGLMNLTQSVGVIMGANIGTTITAWIISLLGFKVDMATLALPLIGISFPLLFSKNHNFKATGELIAGFALLFIGLDFLKDSVPSIDSNPAVLSFIKDFSNLGFLSLLIFVGIGSVLTVIIQSSSATVAVTLVMCANGWISFENAAAMILGENIGTTITANLAAMVANVSARRAARAHTIFNVMGVLWMMIVFKPFVLMVEYIMLKMGQPSPFIAVGSIPVALSLFHSLFNITNTLVLMNFTGLIVKIVTKMVPAKEEEEENYRLKHIEFGLLSTSELSLLQAKKEIITYATRTKRMFYFVKELFNETNNKVFEQNFERIRKYEDISDRVEQEIATYLTQVAEGDLSEEGSKRVHAMLKVISNIESIADCCYNLAKTLERKKQNSIWFQQELRDNINKMFDLVDEALDTMIENIEIGYGKIALNQAKEIEERINNLRNALREEHIKNVESSKYKYLAGVIYSDLFCEAEKLGDYTIDISEDIFEIKPIPYEKALSGKFTN, from the coding sequence ATGAGCGATGTAATTCTAGGCACGTTAACCCTTTTAGGTTCGCTGGGTCTATTCCTCTATGGCATGAAGCTGATGAGTGAATCCCTTCAAAAAGTGGCCGGGGACAAAATGCGTTCGATTTTGGCCGCAATGACTAAAAATAAGGCCACAAGAATTTTGACTGGAGCCCTAGTTACAGGAATAATTCAATCCTCATCGGCAACAACGGTGATGGTCGTTAGTTTTGTTAACGCAGGGTTAATGAACCTAACACAATCGGTGGGAGTAATTATGGGCGCCAACATCGGAACCACCATTACCGCTTGGATTATTTCACTACTAGGTTTTAAGGTCGACATGGCCACACTCGCACTTCCACTTATTGGAATAAGTTTCCCGCTTCTCTTCTCCAAGAATCATAACTTTAAAGCTACTGGTGAATTAATTGCAGGTTTTGCATTACTCTTTATTGGTCTCGACTTTCTTAAAGATTCAGTTCCCTCTATTGATAGTAACCCCGCAGTTCTCTCATTTATAAAAGATTTCTCGAATCTCGGATTTCTCTCGCTGCTAATTTTTGTGGGAATTGGATCCGTTCTTACAGTTATTATCCAGTCCTCGAGCGCTACGGTAGCTGTAACGCTAGTCATGTGCGCAAACGGATGGATTTCGTTCGAAAATGCAGCAGCAATGATCCTCGGAGAGAATATTGGAACGACCATTACCGCAAACTTAGCGGCTATGGTGGCTAACGTTTCGGCCCGGCGTGCTGCACGAGCCCACACAATTTTTAACGTGATGGGTGTTCTTTGGATGATGATAGTATTTAAGCCATTTGTGCTAATGGTTGAATACATAATGCTTAAGATGGGGCAGCCATCACCCTTCATTGCTGTTGGTTCAATTCCGGTAGCATTATCACTCTTCCATAGTCTATTTAATATCACCAACACTCTCGTATTAATGAATTTTACGGGACTAATTGTCAAGATTGTCACCAAAATGGTACCAGCAAAAGAGGAAGAGGAAGAAAACTATCGGCTTAAGCACATCGAATTTGGACTTCTTTCTACATCGGAGTTATCTCTACTCCAGGCAAAGAAAGAAATAATCACCTACGCAACGCGAACAAAGAGGATGTTTTATTTCGTAAAAGAACTATTCAACGAAACAAACAATAAAGTATTTGAACAAAATTTTGAGCGAATTCGGAAATACGAAGATATTAGCGACAGAGTAGAACAAGAAATAGCCACCTATCTAACCCAGGTTGCCGAAGGTGATTTGAGTGAAGAAGGATCCAAACGCGTTCATGCCATGCTAAAAGTTATTAGCAATATTGAGAGTATTGCCGATTGCTGCTATAATTTGGCCAAGACCTTGGAACGAAAAAAACAAAACAGCATATGGTTTCAACAAGAACTCAGGGATAACATCAACAAAATGTTCGACCTAGTAGATGAGGCATTGGACACCATGATTGAGAATATTGAAATAGGCTATGGTAAAATTGCCTTAAACCAAGCTAAAGAGATCGAGGAAAGGATTAACAACCTTAGGAATGCCCTCCGCGAGGAGCACATAAAGAATGTGGAGAGCAGTAAGTATAAATACCTCGCTGGAGTAATCTATAGCGACCTGTTTTGTGAGGCGGAGAAACTTGGCGATTATACGATAGACATATCCGAGGATATTTTCGAGATTAAACCTATTCCCTACGAGAAGGCCCTGAGTGGTAAGTTTACTAATTAA
- a CDS encoding polyprenyl synthetase family protein, producing the protein MYSSEDLQSIAEKGLIEVELNREPNELFAPLRYFLSAGGKRIRPIITLMSCNVFCDNIQSAVAPAIALELFHNFTLIHDDIMDNADVRRNLETVHKKWDSNTAILSGDALMVVAYEMLQKSDKDKVVQILAVFNQVALEVCQGQQMDMNFERSNFVTEEEYLRMVELKTAALLSGCTKIGAICGGASEPDQANMDRFARNLGIAFQLQDDLLDSFGDISKFGKKIGGDIVANKKTYLLITALKRAQGNQLELLNGYLNMGTADPDRKIQGIIAIYNDLKVREATELIVEDYFARAFKYLRCVNQPIERLVEIEQLAIKMMSRNS; encoded by the coding sequence ATGTATTCTTCAGAAGATTTGCAATCAATTGCGGAGAAGGGACTCATTGAGGTTGAATTAAACCGAGAACCCAACGAACTTTTTGCTCCCTTGCGTTATTTCCTTTCGGCTGGTGGGAAGAGGATAAGACCTATAATAACGTTGATGTCGTGCAATGTATTTTGCGATAATATTCAATCGGCGGTTGCCCCAGCAATTGCACTTGAGTTATTCCATAACTTTACGCTCATCCACGACGATATTATGGATAACGCCGATGTTCGAAGAAATCTCGAAACCGTTCATAAAAAATGGGACTCGAACACGGCCATTCTTTCGGGCGATGCATTGATGGTGGTTGCTTACGAAATGCTACAGAAATCTGACAAGGATAAAGTTGTACAAATTCTTGCTGTTTTTAATCAGGTAGCCTTGGAGGTATGCCAAGGTCAACAGATGGACATGAATTTTGAAAGGTCGAACTTCGTTACAGAAGAAGAGTATTTGAGAATGGTTGAGCTAAAGACTGCTGCGCTGCTTTCCGGCTGTACCAAAATAGGCGCAATATGTGGTGGCGCCAGCGAACCTGATCAAGCGAATATGGATCGGTTTGCCCGAAATCTAGGAATTGCATTCCAACTGCAAGACGATTTACTCGATTCCTTTGGAGATATTTCAAAATTTGGGAAAAAAATTGGTGGCGATATTGTGGCGAATAAAAAGACATACCTTTTGATAACTGCTCTAAAAAGGGCTCAAGGAAATCAGCTGGAGTTGCTAAACGGCTATTTAAATATGGGAACCGCAGACCCTGATCGTAAAATACAAGGAATTATAGCAATATACAACGATCTTAAGGTTAGAGAAGCTACCGAGTTAATCGTGGAAGACTATTTCGCTAGGGCTTTTAAGTATTTGCGCTGCGTAAATCAACCAATAGAGCGGCTAGTCGAAATAGAGCAATTGGCTATAAAAATGATGAGTCGCAACAGTTAA